A genomic region of Papaver somniferum cultivar HN1 chromosome 7, ASM357369v1, whole genome shotgun sequence contains the following coding sequences:
- the LOC113295742 gene encoding uncharacterized protein LOC113295742, whose translation MTLKEVGSDVQQLKGSYDKLSTEVSDVRGAVNKLSKQFETLLKFLEKPQHTPEREAGSHSKANETHSVPPPFYTNPHYRVPKLDFSRFDGDNPRGWIQKSERYFKLNGIEDHMKVNIVAIYLEGKSEKWFLNFQVNRPCISWPDLSTHLITRFENPIEENFVVSFNKLVQLSIVDDYYEAFESLKALMLNMNPTLTEDYFVMSFLSGLKEEIGKSVSMFQPETLTEDFSLARLQEQKVNLAASNTKQFTRSFHTSYSSNRQYSSPSFPPKPILTSPKSTPPTPKSFFTPQSKPSTTSPTIKRLTPEEMQKRRDQGLCYNCDVVYKPGHLCKGKQKIFMLQMEPSDSQETEEDDDVFEEAVESPVHFDMEISLHVLTGSTTSFIDGTLAAKIHCTINQTALMMVTVANGDKTVSVGICPKLQWSMQGHKFSKYLRTLPLGGCHIVLGADWLRKLGEVLFNFSKLSISFKHHNKRIILQGAPPSTSLLMEPTKLPPQRSLDHKIPLQPFLTPVNQRAYKFPYIQKSIVEQLVKDMLNTGIIQPRHNPFASPILLVKKKDNSWRFCVDYRKLNSITIKEKFPIPIVDELLDELKGVIIFTKIDLRAGYHQIRAHDLDIFKTAFRTHQGLYEFKVMPFGLKNAPATFQALMNEIF comes from the exons ATGACTTTGAAGGAGGTTGGATCAGATGTTCAACAACTCAAAGGATCTTATGATAAACTTAGTACAGAGGTGTCTGATGTTCGTGGTGCGGTTAATAAACTGTCCAAACAATTCGAAACTCTACTCAAGTTTTTAGAAAAGCCTCAACACACTCCTGAGAGAGAAGCTGGATCTCATTCAAAAGCTAATGAGACTCACTCCGTTCCACCTCCATTTTACACTAACCCTCACTATCGAGTTCCTAAACTCGATTTTTCACGATTTGACGGTGATAATCCGAGGGGATGGATTCAAAAAAGCGAAAGATACTTTAAGCTGAATGGAATCGAGGACCATATGAAGGTAAATATTGTTGCAATTTACTTGGAAGGTAAATCTGAAAAGTGGTTTTTAAATTTTCAGGTCAATCGACCTTGTATTTCTTGGCCGGATTTATCTACTCATTTAATTACTAGATTTGAAAATCCAATTGAAGAAAATTTTGTGGTTAGCTTCAATAAATTAGTTCAACTCTCTATTGTGGATGATTATTATGAAGCATTTGAGTCTTTAAAAGCATTAATGTTAAACATGAATCCTACTCTTACTGAGGATTATTTTGTTATGAGTTTTTTGAGTGGTCTCAAGGAGGAGATTGGTAAGTCTGTGTCCATGTTTCAACCTGAAACACTTACTGAGGATTTTTCACTAGCTAGACTTCAGGAGCAGAAGGTCAATCTAGCTGCTTCAAACACCAAACAGTTTACTAGATCTTTCCATACCTCTTATTCTTCAAACAGACAATATTCTTCACCCTCATTCCCACCTAAACCCATTTTAACTTCACCCAAATCCACACCTCCAACACCAAAATCTTTTTTCACCCCTCAGTCCAAGCCTTCCACTACAAGCCCCACAATTAAAAGACTCACTCCTGAGGAGATGCAAAAAAGAAGAGATCAAGGGctttgttataattgtgatgttgTTTACAAACCAGGCCACCTTTGCAAAGGGAAACAAAAGATATTCATGTTACAGATGGAGCCTTCTGACTCACAAGAgaccgaggaagatgatgatgtttttGAGGAAGCTGTGGAATCACCAGTTCACTTTGACATGGAGATTTCATTACATGTTCTTACAG GTAGTACCACTAGCTTTATAGACGGTACTTTAGCTGCTAAAATCCATTGCACTATCAATCAAACTGCTCTTATGATGGTGACTGTAGCCAATGGTGACAAAACTGTGAGTGTTGGTATATGTCCTAAACTGCAATGGAGTATGCAGGGCCATAAATTTTCTAAATATTTGAGAACCTTACCTTTAGGGGGCTGTCATATTGTGCTTGGAGCTGACTGGCTCAGAAAATTGGGTGAGGTGCTATTTAACTTCTCTAAGTTGAGTATTTCTTTCAAGCACCATAACAAGAGAATTATATTACAAGGTGCTCCTCCATCCACTTCCTTACTCATG GAACCTACCAAACTTCCACCTCAAAGAAGTTTGGATCACAAAATTCCATTGCAACCATTTTTAACACCAGTTAACCAAAGAGCTTATAAGTTCCCATACATTCAAAAATCTATAGTTGAACAGCTTGTGAAAGACATGCTTAACACTGGTATAATTCAACCTAGACACAATCCATTTGCTTCCCCCATTCTATTGGTCAAAAAGAAGGATAACTCTTGGAGATTCTGTGTTGATTACAGAAAACTCAATAGCATCACCATTAAAGAAAAATTCCCCATTCCAATTGTGGATGAATTATTAGATGAGTTAAAAGGTGTCATTATTTTCACCAAGATTGACCTTAGAGCTGGTTATCATCAGATTAGAGCTCATGATTTGGACATATTCAAAACAGCTTTTAGAACTCATCAAGGGCTTTATGAGTTCaaggtcatgccatttggcctgAAAAATGCACCTGCTACCTTCCAGGCTCTAATGAATGAGATTTTTTAG